Proteins co-encoded in one Ignavibacteria bacterium genomic window:
- a CDS encoding HAD-IA family hydrolase — protein MIKAVIFDLDNTLVDFMKMKRLSIEAALTAMIDAGLKMDLSSASAEIDLIYKEQGIEYQQVFDLFLTKQLGRIDHKILSAGIVAYRKAREANLIPYPHVYSSLNQLVKMGIKLGILSDAPSKEAWLRLAYLNFHHIFDEVVTFDETGERKPSPVPFKAILRKLNVEPAEALMVGDWAERDIVGAANIGIKTAFAKYGDTFNTPFHNADYELNDFSEILDIISKENN, from the coding sequence ATGATTAAAGCTGTGATTTTTGATCTTGACAACACACTCGTGGATTTTATGAAAATGAAACGGTTGTCGATAGAGGCTGCTCTTACAGCAATGATTGATGCCGGACTAAAGATGGACCTTTCAAGTGCGTCGGCTGAAATAGATTTGATTTACAAAGAGCAGGGGATTGAGTATCAACAGGTTTTTGACCTCTTTCTTACCAAGCAGCTTGGCAGAATCGATCATAAAATCCTGAGTGCGGGAATCGTTGCATATCGAAAAGCGAGGGAGGCAAACCTGATTCCTTATCCTCATGTCTATTCGAGTTTAAATCAACTTGTTAAAATGGGAATTAAACTGGGGATTCTTTCAGATGCGCCGAGCAAGGAAGCCTGGCTGAGACTCGCTTATTTAAATTTCCACCATATTTTTGACGAAGTTGTTACATTCGATGAAACCGGGGAGAGAAAACCAAGTCCGGTTCCTTTTAAAGCCATCTTAAGAAAATTGAATGTCGAGCCTGCAGAGGCTCTAATGGTCGGCGACTGGGCAGAAAGGGATATTGTCGGTGCTGCTAATATTGGCATAAAGACTGCTTTTGCCAAGTATGGAGACACATTTAATACCCCGTTCCACAACGCTGATTACGAATTAAACGATTTCTCCGAGATTCTTGACATTATCAGCAAAGAGAATAATTAA
- a CDS encoding 3-dehydroquinate dehydratase — translation MKIAVINGANLNLLGERDESKYGSTTLASIEAKLKTTFPEIEFLFFQSNIEGEIVEQLQELRKEDIHIIINPGGYAHTSVVIRDALELIKTIKVEVHLSHLANREDFRQRLVTATACDGYISGFKDTGYVAAVEIIRDFVK, via the coding sequence ATGAAAATTGCGGTTATCAACGGGGCGAATCTCAACCTTCTCGGTGAAAGGGATGAATCAAAATACGGCTCTACGACTCTGGCATCAATTGAGGCAAAACTGAAGACGACATTTCCTGAAATCGAATTTCTTTTTTTTCAGAGCAATATCGAAGGAGAGATCGTCGAACAACTTCAAGAATTAAGAAAAGAAGATATTCATATAATAATTAATCCGGGCGGTTATGCCCACACCTCAGTTGTCATCAGAGATGCTTTGGAACTGATAAAAACCATTAAAGTGGAAGTTCATCTCTCCCATTTGGCAAACAGAGAGGACTTCAGACAGAGACTTGTGACAGCGACTGCCTGTGACGGTTACATTTCGGGCTTTAAAGATACAGGATATGTTGCTGCCGTTGAAATTATCAGAGATTTCGTAAAATAA
- the nadB gene encoding L-aspartate oxidase: MNFKTDVLVIGSGIAGLYSAIKISEFAEVILVTKKDKSESNTNYAQGGIASVLDPNDSFENHIKDTLIAGAGLCDRKTVEILVKEGPDRIMELVEIGTGFTLKDGKLDLVREGGHSFSRIVHAKDLTGKEVERALIEKAANTPNIKIIENTLAIDLITEHNVTNLRHLPISSRHCWGAYVLENSSGKVIKITSKATILATGGIGQVYFHTTNPSIATGDGFAMAYRAGAKMGNMEFIQFHPTSFYDPKPDNKATHSFLISEAVRGFGGILRNGSGDAFMHRYDPRKELAPRDIVARAIDTEMKKKGEDFVYLDITHKEKSQILDHFPNIYQNCLNRGVDITSNYIPVVPAAHYICGGVCVDEFSRTTLTGLYAVGEVSMTGVHGANRLASNSLLEALVFAQRAANDIRKNINDFPGCAEHIPDWDDSGTLTADEKVLITHGARELKQLMSDYVGIVRSNLRLDFASRRINLLYNEIEEFYKKTKVFDSLIELRNLVTSGYLIVKSAVIRKESRGLHYTLDYPLTDETRPPENTIIQNTYQKS, translated from the coding sequence ATGAATTTTAAAACCGATGTTTTGGTAATAGGAAGTGGAATTGCGGGTCTTTACAGCGCAATAAAAATTTCTGAATTTGCTGAAGTAATTTTAGTTACCAAAAAAGATAAAAGCGAGTCCAACACAAACTACGCTCAGGGTGGTATAGCCTCTGTTCTTGACCCCAATGATTCATTTGAGAACCATATTAAGGATACTTTGATCGCCGGAGCGGGACTTTGTGACAGAAAAACCGTCGAGATACTTGTTAAAGAGGGTCCCGACCGGATTATGGAGCTTGTAGAAATCGGAACGGGATTTACTCTGAAAGACGGAAAACTTGACCTCGTAAGGGAGGGTGGACACTCATTCAGCAGGATTGTTCATGCAAAAGACCTCACCGGAAAAGAGGTTGAAAGGGCTTTGATTGAAAAGGCAGCGAATACCCCGAATATCAAAATTATCGAAAACACTCTTGCGATCGATCTTATAACAGAACACAATGTCACTAATTTGCGGCATCTTCCAATAAGCAGCAGGCACTGTTGGGGAGCTTATGTTTTGGAGAACAGTTCAGGTAAAGTAATTAAAATTACCTCAAAAGCTACAATTCTGGCAACCGGCGGAATTGGTCAGGTCTATTTTCATACCACGAATCCTTCAATCGCGACAGGTGACGGCTTTGCAATGGCTTACAGGGCGGGTGCAAAAATGGGCAACATGGAATTCATTCAGTTTCATCCAACTTCGTTTTATGACCCGAAACCTGACAACAAGGCTACACATTCATTTTTAATTTCTGAAGCAGTCAGGGGTTTTGGCGGAATCTTGAGGAACGGTTCAGGTGATGCATTCATGCACCGGTATGATCCGAGGAAGGAACTTGCTCCCAGGGACATTGTTGCACGAGCTATCGATACCGAGATGAAAAAGAAGGGTGAGGATTTTGTCTACCTCGATATCACACACAAAGAGAAATCTCAAATTCTTGATCATTTTCCCAATATTTATCAGAATTGTCTAAATCGGGGAGTGGACATAACCAGTAACTATATTCCGGTGGTTCCGGCAGCCCATTATATTTGCGGTGGAGTATGTGTGGATGAATTTTCAAGGACGACTCTAACCGGATTGTACGCTGTGGGTGAGGTGTCGATGACAGGGGTACACGGGGCAAACCGTCTAGCCAGCAATTCTCTTCTTGAGGCTTTGGTTTTCGCTCAACGGGCTGCAAATGATATCAGAAAGAACATTAATGATTTTCCCGGATGTGCAGAGCATATTCCTGATTGGGATGATTCTGGTACGCTGACTGCTGATGAAAAGGTTCTGATTACACATGGTGCGAGGGAGTTGAAACAACTGATGTCAGATTATGTTGGAATTGTCCGATCAAATCTTCGGCTCGATTTTGCTTCAAGAAGGATTAACCTTCTTTACAATGAAATTGAAGAGTTTTACAAGAAGACAAAAGTTTTTGATTCCCTGATCGAGTTGAGAAATCTCGTTACTTCCGGGTACCTGATTGTTAAGTCTGCTGTGATTCGAAAAGAGAGCAGGGGACTGCATTACACACTCGATTATCCGTTGACAGATGAAACAAGACCACCTGAGAACACAATCATTCAAAATACTTATCAGAAGTCTTAG
- a CDS encoding ParB/RepB/Spo0J family partition protein: MGKGKTGLGRGLEALMGNRNGEDFQTHEVERKETQSADSIVKLPIMQIKPNPFQPRTNFDRQSLEDLKKSIQSNGLIQPVTVRIVGKNSYELISGERRLRAFRELGLSEIPAYIMEVSSDEVMLAMALIENIQRERLNPIEEGLAYKRLMEECDLTQEEIAERVGKNRSTVANSIRLLKLPEKIQQSLIEDEITVGHARALINLPGESLQLHAFDKIKEEGLSVRKVEELVKKMSKPSSPKLTRLPEKPKPRNTAALNSIEDYLRKLLATKITCTQKPDGTGDIVIQFYSNDELDRLIELFEIIEKNHI, from the coding sequence ATGGGTAAAGGAAAAACCGGCCTCGGCAGAGGTCTCGAAGCACTTATGGGAAATAGAAATGGTGAGGATTTTCAGACTCATGAGGTGGAGAGAAAGGAAACGCAATCAGCTGATTCAATTGTGAAACTGCCAATTATGCAGATTAAACCGAATCCTTTTCAACCCCGAACAAATTTTGACCGTCAGTCGCTGGAAGATCTGAAAAAATCGATCCAATCGAACGGCCTTATCCAGCCGGTTACTGTGAGAATTGTCGGGAAAAACAGCTATGAACTGATTTCAGGAGAGCGCCGTTTAAGAGCTTTCAGGGAATTGGGGCTCTCAGAGATTCCTGCTTATATCATGGAAGTCTCCTCCGACGAAGTTATGCTTGCCATGGCTCTCATCGAAAATATTCAGAGAGAGCGGCTCAATCCAATTGAGGAGGGTCTCGCATACAAAAGACTTATGGAAGAATGCGACCTCACACAGGAGGAAATCGCTGAACGGGTTGGTAAAAACAGATCGACTGTGGCAAATTCAATAAGATTGCTAAAACTTCCGGAAAAAATTCAGCAATCATTAATTGAAGATGAAATAACTGTTGGACATGCAAGGGCCTTGATCAATCTTCCCGGTGAATCTCTCCAACTTCATGCGTTTGACAAAATAAAAGAAGAAGGACTTTCGGTAAGGAAGGTGGAAGAGCTCGTAAAAAAAATGTCAAAGCCCTCTTCACCCAAATTAACAAGACTTCCTGAGAAACCTAAACCGAGAAATACGGCAGCCTTAAATTCAATTGAGGATTACCTGCGAAAATTGCTCGCAACAAAAATAACCTGTACTCAAAAACCTGACGGCACAGGAGATATTGTAATCCAGTTTTATTCAAATGATGAGCTTGACAGGCTGATCGAACTTTTTGAGATAATTGAAAAAAATCATATATAG
- a CDS encoding ParA family protein, whose protein sequence is MHGKIISVANQKGGVGKTTTAINLSASLAVAEKKILVIDIDPQGNSSSGLSFPNTQPSIYDLLVGSVSFSDTIVKEVIPFLDLIPATIDLVGAEIELLEMERREFILKERIKEAKSKYDYIFIDCPPTLGILTLNALAASDSVLIPVQCEYFALEGLGQLLRTIALVKERFNKHLTIEGVLLTMYDSRLKLSEQVAEEVRKYFEDKVFATKIHRNVRVSEAPSFGKPVLMYDALSNGAKNYIELAQEFLGRNSKR, encoded by the coding sequence ATGCATGGTAAAATAATATCCGTGGCGAATCAGAAGGGTGGAGTGGGGAAGACAACCACTGCAATCAACCTTTCTGCTTCGCTCGCGGTTGCTGAAAAGAAAATACTTGTTATAGATATTGACCCTCAAGGGAATTCATCATCAGGTTTGAGTTTCCCCAACACTCAGCCTTCCATCTATGATCTGCTCGTCGGGTCCGTAAGCTTCTCCGACACAATTGTTAAGGAAGTGATACCTTTCCTCGATCTAATCCCGGCAACAATTGACCTTGTTGGCGCGGAGATTGAACTGCTCGAGATGGAAAGAAGAGAATTCATCCTTAAGGAGCGTATCAAGGAGGCCAAATCAAAATACGATTATATCTTCATCGACTGTCCTCCGACTCTCGGAATCCTGACTTTGAATGCACTTGCAGCGAGTGATTCTGTACTTATTCCCGTCCAGTGCGAGTATTTTGCTCTCGAGGGACTTGGTCAACTGCTCAGAACCATCGCTTTGGTGAAGGAACGGTTCAACAAACATTTGACCATCGAGGGAGTTTTGCTGACCATGTATGATTCAAGGCTGAAACTTTCAGAACAGGTGGCTGAAGAAGTAAGAAAATATTTCGAAGACAAAGTTTTTGCAACAAAAATTCACAGAAATGTCAGGGTTTCGGAGGCACCAAGTTTCGGTAAACCTGTTCTGATGTACGACGCACTTTCAAATGGTGCAAAAAACTACATTGAGCTCGCTCAGGAATTTTTGGGAAGGAACAGTAAGAGGTGA
- a CDS encoding metal-dependent hydrolase yields MKLRFFGHSACLFTTTNGIRILIDPFLDGNPVSPVKADEVDAEYIILTHAHGDHVGDTVSIAKRCNATVICVFELGNILAEEGVKVHTMHIGGGFNFEFGRVKFTIAHHGSVYPDGRYGGNPVGVILTADGLTVYHTGDTGLFSDMKLIGELNKIDYMLLPIGDNYTMGIDDAVVAVEFADPKVAIPLHFNTFPVIENDPEDFKRKLESVNKNCTILKFGEEISL; encoded by the coding sequence ATGAAGCTGCGATTTTTTGGGCATTCTGCATGCCTCTTTACAACGACAAATGGCATCCGGATACTTATCGACCCGTTTTTGGACGGAAATCCCGTTTCACCGGTGAAAGCTGATGAAGTTGATGCCGAATATATCATTTTAACACATGCACACGGTGACCATGTCGGTGACACCGTCTCAATTGCCAAACGATGTAATGCAACCGTAATCTGCGTATTTGAGCTTGGAAATATTCTCGCGGAAGAAGGTGTGAAGGTCCACACAATGCATATTGGTGGCGGGTTTAATTTTGAATTTGGCAGAGTAAAGTTTACAATTGCCCATCACGGAAGTGTTTATCCGGATGGAAGATATGGTGGAAACCCCGTTGGTGTGATTCTCACCGCTGATGGTTTAACCGTTTATCACACCGGTGACACAGGATTGTTTAGCGACATGAAACTTATCGGTGAGTTGAATAAAATTGATTACATGTTACTCCCGATTGGAGATAACTACACTATGGGAATTGATGACGCTGTAGTAGCTGTCGAATTTGCAGATCCAAAAGTTGCAATTCCGCTCCATTTCAACACATTTCCCGTGATCGAGAACGATCCCGAAGATTTTAAACGAAAACTTGAATCTGTAAACAAAAATTGTACGATTCTTAAATTTGGAGAAGAAATATCTTTATGA
- a CDS encoding glycosyltransferase family 2 protein: MSYCVVIPFYNEKRFIFEVVKQSLEYSPVVIAVDDGSTDGGAELIGGMEGVEIIRLEPNSGKGNALVTGFKSALDRGFKKIITLDGDLQHPPKYIPYFLAELENYDFVIGKRKIKPGIMPISRVISNSVSSFLLSKKTGVRIIDSQSGFRGIRASLLKEIIPVEKGYIAETEMIIRAAKKQASFGWVDIPTIYGEEKSKMKNMETTLKFVSQIVKPLKDY; the protein is encoded by the coding sequence ATGAGCTACTGCGTTGTAATTCCTTTCTATAACGAAAAACGCTTCATTTTCGAAGTGGTGAAACAATCACTCGAATATTCTCCGGTAGTAATCGCGGTGGATGACGGCTCCACGGACGGAGGAGCGGAACTTATAGGTGGAATGGAGGGCGTGGAAATAATAAGACTTGAACCAAATTCGGGTAAGGGAAACGCGCTTGTAACGGGATTCAAGTCAGCATTGGACAGAGGATTCAAAAAAATAATTACTTTGGACGGTGATTTACAACATCCCCCAAAATACATTCCATATTTTCTTGCTGAATTGGAGAATTATGATTTTGTAATCGGGAAACGGAAAATCAAACCGGGCATCATGCCGATCTCCAGAGTGATAAGTAATTCTGTCTCTTCATTTTTACTCTCAAAGAAAACGGGTGTCAGGATAATCGACAGTCAGTCCGGCTTCCGTGGAATAAGAGCGAGTCTGTTAAAAGAAATAATTCCCGTGGAAAAAGGTTATATTGCAGAAACAGAAATGATAATAAGGGCAGCAAAAAAACAGGCTTCATTTGGCTGGGTTGATATTCCTACAATTTATGGGGAAGAAAAAAGTAAAATGAAAAATATGGAAACAACTCTTAAATTTGTGAGTCAAATAGTTAAACCTTTGAAAGATTACTAA
- the cdaA gene encoding diadenylate cyclase CdaA, whose translation MFDLFQIGFVTFRFLDLLDIIIVAAIIYNIYKLLRGTVASQILFGLVIILVLFLISQALNLKAVSIILKVITDIWLIAFIILFQPEIRRFLASLASNPLFQAFRRDKNNPGLVEVLTNAAIALSNVGHGALIIVEKENDLRQLIESGTEVNAKVSTMLLRSIFVPGSPLHDGAVVVRDDIIVAARCSIPFSKEEHFSEEGTGMRHKAGLTHSAEFDSLVIIVSEETRTISVAQNGTLTRGLTRESLTNILKKSLVKEESTKDTLLRRIFFRK comes from the coding sequence ATGTTTGATCTTTTCCAAATCGGTTTTGTTACTTTCAGATTCCTCGATTTACTGGATATCATTATCGTTGCTGCGATAATCTACAATATCTACAAACTGCTTCGCGGAACCGTAGCAAGTCAAATCCTTTTTGGACTGGTAATAATTCTCGTACTCTTCCTTATCTCCCAAGCCCTTAACCTGAAAGCTGTCAGCATTATCCTGAAGGTTATTACTGATATCTGGCTGATCGCTTTTATAATTCTTTTTCAGCCTGAGATCAGGCGTTTTTTGGCGTCCCTTGCTTCCAATCCGTTGTTCCAGGCTTTCCGAAGGGATAAAAACAATCCCGGTCTGGTGGAAGTGCTTACCAATGCTGCGATCGCGCTCTCAAATGTCGGGCACGGTGCCTTAATTATTGTCGAGAAGGAAAATGATCTAAGACAACTGATAGAAAGCGGAACGGAAGTGAATGCGAAGGTTTCCACGATGCTGTTACGGTCGATATTTGTCCCCGGATCACCACTTCACGACGGAGCAGTTGTGGTTCGTGACGATATTATAGTTGCCGCACGGTGTTCAATCCCTTTTTCAAAAGAGGAACACTTTAGCGAAGAAGGCACCGGAATGAGACACAAGGCAGGTTTGACTCATTCAGCCGAATTCGATTCACTCGTGATTATCGTATCTGAGGAAACCAGAACCATCTCCGTTGCGCAAAATGGAACACTGACCCGTGGACTGACCAGGGAGTCACTTACAAATATTCTGAAAAAATCACTTGTTAAGGAAGAATCCACAAAAGATACCTTGCTTAGACGGATTTTCTTCAGAAAATGA
- the folP gene encoding dihydropteroate synthase — MTNLKIAGIVNVTPDSFSDGGLYFSAVDAIRYSLEVLHRGVDIIDIGGESTRPGAEEVTAGEEIRRTIPVIKGILREIPDAAISIDTYKSEVAKAALDEGVTFVNDISGGTFDAEMWKVVAGSKVKYILMHTPGRPSVMQQMTTYSDVVNDVKGWLLSRAKEAEGEGISEVIIDPGIGFGKTVEQNIQIISNIDKFTNSGFDVLVGLSRKSFIGKYLNLETSERDFPSAMYEFFAALKGVRYIRTHNIENALKYRKILESLNV; from the coding sequence GTGACAAATTTGAAGATTGCAGGAATTGTCAATGTAACACCTGATTCCTTTTCAGATGGCGGACTTTATTTTTCCGCTGTAGATGCCATTCGCTATTCGCTCGAAGTTTTGCACCGGGGTGTGGACATCATCGATATAGGTGGTGAGTCGACGCGGCCCGGTGCAGAAGAAGTAACCGCCGGGGAAGAAATCAGACGGACGATTCCTGTAATTAAAGGGATCCTCAGGGAAATACCTGATGCAGCAATCTCAATTGATACATACAAAAGTGAAGTTGCCAAAGCTGCGCTCGATGAGGGCGTAACATTCGTCAACGACATAAGCGGAGGCACTTTTGATGCAGAAATGTGGAAGGTTGTTGCGGGTTCCAAGGTAAAATATATTTTGATGCATACACCCGGGAGACCTTCGGTAATGCAGCAAATGACCACCTACAGTGATGTTGTGAATGATGTGAAAGGCTGGCTTTTATCAAGAGCAAAAGAAGCTGAAGGTGAAGGAATCAGTGAAGTGATAATCGATCCGGGTATTGGTTTTGGCAAGACAGTCGAGCAAAATATCCAAATTATCTCGAACATTGATAAGTTCACGAATAGTGGCTTTGATGTTTTAGTTGGTCTCTCAAGGAAATCCTTCATCGGAAAATATCTGAATCTTGAAACCTCTGAGCGGGATTTCCCATCTGCGATGTATGAGTTTTTCGCTGCACTAAAAGGAGTTCGCTATATAAGGACCCACAACATCGAAAACGCACTGAAATACAGGAAAATTTTGGAGAGTCTGAATGTTTGA
- the nagA gene encoding N-acetylglucosamine-6-phosphate deacetylase — MKLALIGGEIITPFRIVKNGTIVMQDGQISDIGKASDVRIPDECEVIDVSGNIVTPGFVDLLVHGGGGKGFADEDPSSIGIVADYFIRHGSTTVLASLYAKPKDQLLADLRRIADYIHANPDSNIIGIHMEGPYLNPVLKGAMNEEYLWTPSVESWDEMWEASRGLIKIMTIAPELEGSLQVMRAAALKGVVLSIGHSTANYETIELAIDHGAAHVTHMFNAMTPLHHRNPGVVLGAMLRNELKIELIADTLHVHPAVMELLLKLKGSNGIILITDSIRAGGMHEGEYEFADQKVYMKGSKAFLSDGTLAGSTLTLNRAIKNMIKKANAKVTESVRMASLNGAKVLNIEDRKGILAVGKDADIVVMNDEFEVEMTIHQGNIKYKRMLD, encoded by the coding sequence GTGAAATTAGCACTAATCGGCGGAGAGATAATCACTCCCTTCCGTATCGTTAAAAACGGCACTATTGTTATGCAGGATGGACAGATATCTGACATCGGAAAAGCCTCGGATGTAAGAATTCCAGATGAATGCGAAGTGATTGATGTAAGCGGGAACATTGTAACTCCCGGTTTTGTCGATCTCCTTGTTCATGGTGGTGGTGGAAAAGGTTTTGCCGATGAAGATCCTTCTAGCATCGGTATAGTTGCTGATTATTTTATTCGTCATGGATCAACCACGGTTCTGGCTTCACTCTACGCAAAACCAAAAGATCAACTTTTAGCTGATTTAAGGAGGATTGCTGATTACATTCATGCCAACCCTGATTCGAATATCATAGGAATCCACATGGAAGGCCCATACCTTAACCCTGTATTAAAGGGTGCCATGAACGAGGAATACCTTTGGACTCCATCAGTCGAATCATGGGATGAAATGTGGGAAGCTTCTCGCGGGCTTATAAAAATAATGACAATTGCCCCTGAACTTGAAGGATCACTTCAGGTAATGCGGGCTGCTGCTTTAAAGGGTGTAGTCCTTTCAATCGGACACTCGACAGCCAACTATGAAACCATTGAGCTTGCCATTGATCACGGCGCTGCACATGTTACCCACATGTTTAACGCCATGACTCCGTTGCACCACAGAAATCCCGGGGTGGTATTGGGTGCGATGTTGCGAAATGAATTGAAAATAGAGCTGATAGCAGATACACTTCATGTTCACCCTGCGGTTATGGAATTGCTGCTCAAGCTAAAGGGATCGAACGGGATTATCCTGATAACAGATTCCATTCGCGCCGGTGGAATGCACGAGGGTGAGTATGAATTTGCAGATCAGAAAGTTTACATGAAAGGCAGTAAGGCATTTTTATCTGACGGCACTCTCGCAGGAAGTACGCTTACCTTAAATCGTGCGATCAAAAACATGATTAAAAAAGCTAATGCAAAAGTGACTGAATCTGTCAGAATGGCTTCATTGAATGGCGCAAAGGTTCTGAATATTGAAGACAGAAAAGGTATTCTCGCTGTAGGAAAAGACGCAGATATTGTAGTGATGAATGATGAGTTTGAAGTGGAAATGACAATTCATCAGGGAAATATCAAATATAAGAGAATGCTGGACTAA
- a CDS encoding ribulose-phosphate 3-epimerase: MRKILAPSILSADFTNLEQQIKIVENNGAGFIHCDIMDGKFVPNLTFGSIIVEAVRRITELPLDVHLMVEDPDSLIPGFIKAGADFITVHHEEVVHLDRTLNRIKEYGAKAGVAINPATPVETLSEVLDLVDLILVMSVNPGFGGQKFIPNALKKIKKLAALKNENGYDYLIEVDGGVNQENIKEISNAGCEVFVAGSSIYNAKNIKESMNNFLKILNS, translated from the coding sequence ATCAGGAAGATATTAGCGCCTTCAATTTTATCCGCTGATTTTACGAATCTTGAACAACAGATAAAAATCGTTGAAAATAATGGTGCCGGTTTCATCCATTGTGATATAATGGATGGAAAATTTGTACCAAACCTTACTTTTGGAAGTATCATAGTAGAGGCGGTCCGTCGTATTACAGAACTTCCTTTAGATGTCCATTTGATGGTTGAGGATCCGGATTCTTTGATTCCCGGTTTTATAAAGGCAGGTGCTGATTTCATCACTGTACATCATGAAGAGGTGGTCCACCTTGACAGAACATTAAACCGTATCAAGGAATACGGTGCCAAGGCCGGTGTTGCCATAAATCCGGCAACTCCGGTTGAAACGCTCTCTGAGGTATTGGATCTGGTAGACCTGATTCTTGTAATGTCAGTAAATCCGGGGTTCGGTGGGCAAAAGTTTATTCCTAATGCTCTTAAGAAGATAAAGAAGCTTGCCGCTCTGAAAAATGAGAACGGTTACGACTATCTGATTGAGGTGGATGGTGGAGTAAATCAGGAGAATATCAAAGAAATTTCAAATGCAGGTTGTGAAGTATTCGTGGCAGGGTCATCGATTTACAACGCAAAGAATATTAAAGAGTCAATGAATAATTTTTTAAAGATTTTAAATAGTTGA